In Dehalococcoidia bacterium, a single window of DNA contains:
- the ftsW gene encoding putative lipid II flippase FtsW, which translates to MAVTAHPARMKVGTPDYLIMFTVGALVVLGVLVVYSSSFALGLLEFGDANYFVYRQVFFGMIGAVAMVVLMKMDYRQLRVISPLLMLGAVLMLVAVLVPGVGVDRNGAQRWIAVGGPIPPIQPSEFAKLALIIYVAAWLAGRGEHVKAFWTGFFPFVLLVGLVAGLIMLQPDLGTTIVIVATTLTLVFVAGASLTHIAAFTCISGVVASLLILSGDYRTDRIFAFIRAEDDPTGRGFHTLQMLIALGSGGWHGLGLGASRQKFFYVPGAHTDGIFAIIGEELGFIGCFVVIALFALLIARGFRVILRARDDFGSLLAVGVVSWVAYQAIINVGGITRMMPLTGIPLPFLSYGGSALMAMLAAIGILLSISRYGVDARTLAKKPKPVDDSDKIVRPTRRTTRDVRKGGWPQRKGAR; encoded by the coding sequence ATGGCCGTCACGGCGCATCCCGCTCGCATGAAGGTCGGCACACCCGACTACCTGATCATGTTCACCGTCGGCGCTCTCGTCGTGCTCGGCGTGCTGGTCGTCTACAGCTCGAGCTTCGCGCTCGGGCTGCTCGAATTCGGCGATGCCAACTATTTCGTCTATCGACAGGTGTTCTTCGGCATGATCGGCGCGGTGGCGATGGTCGTGCTGATGAAGATGGACTATCGCCAACTGCGCGTCATCAGCCCCTTGTTGATGCTCGGCGCCGTGCTGATGCTCGTGGCGGTGCTGGTGCCGGGCGTCGGCGTCGACCGTAACGGAGCGCAGCGCTGGATCGCCGTGGGCGGGCCGATCCCGCCGATCCAGCCGAGCGAGTTCGCCAAACTCGCGCTGATCATTTACGTCGCCGCATGGCTGGCGGGCCGTGGCGAGCACGTGAAGGCGTTCTGGACGGGGTTCTTTCCGTTCGTGCTGCTCGTCGGCCTCGTCGCGGGATTGATCATGCTGCAGCCGGACCTCGGCACGACGATCGTGATCGTGGCGACGACGCTCACGCTGGTGTTCGTGGCCGGCGCGTCGCTGACGCACATCGCCGCGTTCACATGCATCTCCGGCGTCGTTGCGTCGTTGCTGATCCTGAGCGGCGATTACCGCACCGACCGCATCTTCGCGTTCATCAGGGCCGAAGACGACCCGACCGGACGCGGCTTCCACACACTGCAAATGCTGATCGCGCTCGGCAGCGGCGGCTGGCACGGGCTTGGTCTGGGCGCGAGCCGCCAGAAGTTCTTCTACGTGCCCGGCGCCCACACGGATGGCATCTTCGCCATCATCGGCGAGGAACTCGGATTCATCGGCTGCTTCGTCGTGATCGCGCTGTTCGCGCTGCTCATCGCGCGCGGCTTCCGCGTGATCCTCCGAGCGCGCGACGACTTCGGGTCGTTGCTCGCGGTCGGGGTCGTATCGTGGGTCGCTTACCAGGCAATCATCAACGTCGGCGGTATCACCCGGATGATGCCGCTGACCGGGATCCCGCTGCCGTTCCTGAGCTACGGCGGCTCGGCGCTCATGGCCATGCTCGCCGCCATAGGCATTCTGCTCAGCATTTCCCGGTACGGCGTCGACGCGCGCACGCTCGCCAAGAAGCCGAAGCCCGTCGACGACTCCGACAAGATCGTCCGTCCGACACGCCGCACGACGAGAGACGTGCGCAAGGGCGGCTGGCCGCAGCGGAAGGGAGCGCGGTGA
- a CDS encoding UDP-N-acetylglucosamine--N-acetylmuramyl-(pentapeptide) pyrophosphoryl-undecaprenol N-acetylglucosamine transferase encodes MVLAGGGTGGHVYPSLAVARALEAEMRGRAEALDMLYIGVKGRVDAQIVPREGIAFRAISAGQLRVASPITFARNIVKLALGIVQSLWALGRYRPDVVFATGGYASVPVSVAARVLRKPLVVYLPDVTPGWAVRLLSRLATRMTTTSERALDYLPAHKTTVVGYPVRGDFWSLDRNAARDRGGLPRDAKVVLVTGASLGAHAINRAIVAALPDLLARAHVMHLTGADDEAWAIAQREQLDANLRERYHVRGYTDDMPAAMIAADLVVSRSGASTLGELPAAGAAAILVPGEYEGWSQAPNAEYLQAQGGAVMLRNAEIERLGEVVIELLEDDARRERMAAAMRTLARPDAARDLARTLIEVAA; translated from the coding sequence GTGGTGCTCGCAGGAGGCGGCACTGGCGGACACGTGTACCCGAGCCTGGCGGTCGCACGTGCCCTCGAGGCGGAGATGCGCGGACGCGCCGAGGCCCTCGACATGCTGTACATCGGCGTGAAGGGCCGTGTGGATGCGCAGATCGTGCCGCGCGAAGGCATCGCGTTTCGCGCCATATCGGCGGGTCAACTGCGGGTTGCATCGCCGATCACGTTCGCGCGCAACATCGTGAAGCTCGCGCTCGGCATCGTGCAGTCGTTGTGGGCGCTGGGACGCTATCGGCCGGACGTCGTGTTCGCAACAGGCGGCTACGCTAGCGTGCCGGTCAGCGTCGCGGCGCGCGTGCTGCGCAAGCCGCTCGTCGTATATCTGCCCGATGTCACGCCCGGTTGGGCGGTGCGCCTGCTCTCCCGGCTCGCGACGCGCATGACGACGACATCGGAGCGCGCGCTCGACTACCTACCGGCGCACAAAACGACGGTCGTCGGCTACCCGGTGCGCGGTGACTTCTGGTCGCTGGACCGCAACGCCGCGCGTGACCGCGGGGGCCTGCCGCGCGACGCGAAGGTGGTGCTCGTCACCGGCGCGAGCCTCGGTGCGCACGCGATCAACAGGGCGATCGTTGCCGCCCTTCCTGATCTGCTCGCGCGCGCACACGTCATGCACCTCACAGGCGCCGACGACGAAGCGTGGGCCATCGCACAGCGCGAACAGCTCGATGCGAACCTGCGCGAGCGCTACCACGTACGCGGCTACACCGACGACATGCCCGCCGCGATGATAGCGGCGGACCTCGTCGTGAGCCGTTCGGGCGCATCGACGCTCGGCGAGCTGCCGGCGGCGGGCGCAGCGGCGATCCTGGTGCCCGGCGAGTACGAGGGCTGGTCGCAGGCGCCGAACGCGGAGTACCTGCAGGCGCAGGGCGGCGCGGTCATGCTGCGTAACGCTGAGATCGAGCGCCTCGGCGAAGTCGTCATCGAACTGCTCGAAGACGATGCACGTCGCGAGCGCATGGCCGCGGCGATGCGGACGTTGGCGCGACCGGACGCCGCACGCGACCTGGCGCGCACGCTGATCGAGGTGGCGGCATGA
- the murC gene encoding UDP-N-acetylmuramate--L-alanine ligase has protein sequence MSERAPNVPDRVHLVGIGGAHMSAIAKILHAWGHTVRGSDQRASDATKKLEALGITVYIGHAAEHVGDAELVVFTSAAHEDNAEIAEARRRGIATIKRAEMVAMLMEGRYSIAVAGTHGKTTTSGLIAHMLVEAKLDPTYLIGGDVRSLGTNAAPGEGKYIVVEADEYDRAFLSYTPDVAVVTNIDPDHLDIYADIDDLVGAFRQFMASVPASGHVIASADSERVREAVAAGGIAANDKQTYALEQPATWTVHEISHDERGQTFSVDNRGAAFGEFRIGLPGRHNVSNALAGIAAGNTIGIDTAVMKSALASYRGAQRRFEYVGEAAGVTVMDDYAHHPTEVRAGMVQPARERFGDRRLVVLFQPHTYSRTAYLLDEWKTAFQGIDVLYIGPTYAAREEPERGMSGEGLARAIVAPPATYVATFDEATERVASDLRPGDVFFTVGAGDVNSVGPRVLEKLRERA, from the coding sequence ATGAGCGAACGGGCGCCCAACGTCCCCGACCGAGTGCACCTTGTCGGTATTGGCGGCGCGCACATGTCGGCGATCGCGAAGATCCTGCACGCTTGGGGCCACACCGTGCGCGGCTCCGACCAGCGAGCAAGCGATGCAACGAAGAAGCTCGAAGCGTTAGGCATCACGGTCTACATCGGGCATGCAGCCGAGCACGTGGGAGACGCGGAGCTTGTCGTGTTCACGTCTGCCGCACACGAGGACAACGCCGAGATCGCCGAAGCGCGGCGGCGGGGCATCGCGACGATCAAGCGCGCGGAGATGGTGGCAATGCTGATGGAGGGGCGCTACAGCATCGCCGTCGCGGGCACGCATGGCAAAACGACGACCAGTGGCCTGATCGCGCACATGCTCGTCGAAGCGAAGCTGGATCCGACGTACCTGATCGGCGGCGACGTGCGGAGCCTCGGCACGAACGCCGCGCCCGGTGAGGGCAAGTACATCGTCGTCGAAGCGGACGAATACGACCGCGCGTTCCTCAGCTATACGCCGGACGTGGCTGTCGTGACCAATATCGATCCGGACCATCTCGATATCTATGCCGACATCGACGACCTGGTGGGTGCGTTCCGGCAGTTCATGGCGAGCGTTCCCGCGTCGGGTCATGTAATCGCATCTGCGGACAGCGAGCGGGTGCGCGAGGCGGTCGCTGCGGGCGGCATAGCTGCGAACGACAAGCAGACGTATGCGCTGGAGCAACCGGCGACGTGGACGGTGCACGAAATCTCGCACGACGAACGCGGCCAGACCTTCAGCGTGGACAATCGGGGCGCCGCGTTTGGCGAATTCCGCATTGGGCTTCCGGGGCGCCACAACGTCAGCAACGCGCTCGCTGGCATCGCCGCCGGCAACACGATCGGCATCGACACGGCGGTGATGAAGTCAGCGCTCGCGTCGTACCGCGGCGCGCAGCGGCGCTTCGAGTACGTCGGCGAGGCGGCGGGCGTGACGGTGATGGACGACTACGCGCATCACCCCACGGAGGTGCGCGCCGGCATGGTGCAGCCGGCGCGGGAGCGGTTCGGCGACCGGCGGCTTGTAGTGCTGTTCCAGCCGCACACCTATTCGCGCACGGCATACCTGCTCGACGAATGGAAGACTGCATTCCAGGGCATCGACGTGCTGTACATCGGGCCGACGTACGCGGCGCGCGAAGAACCGGAGCGCGGCATGTCCGGCGAAGGCCTGGCACGCGCGATCGTCGCGCCCCCGGCGACGTACGTCGCGACCTTCGACGAGGCGACCGAGCGCGTCGCATCGGACCTGCGGCCGGGTGATGTGTTCTTCACCGTGGGGGCGGGAGACGTGAACAGCGTCGGTCCGCGAGTGCTGGAGAAGCTGAGGGAGCGTGCGTAG
- the murB gene encoding UDP-N-acetylmuramate dehydrogenase, whose protein sequence is MHAMTRREARPGEMYEELADRLQPIAPVRREEPLARHTTFGIGGPADVFVSVRNAGELALAVVETRRAGAPYFILGSGSNILVGDLGIRGVVIDNQAKHVTAPHEVDGEWTVRAESGTSFAALARNLARQGFGGIEWACGIPGTLGGAVVYNAGAYDGSIADVLRFVSMLTADEQTKEVQAPDLKLTYRNSVFTRGECEGCVVLATQLVVTRGDATALVRRIAEIDAQRLAAQPRGRNSGSTFKNPDGRHAWELVDAVGLRGHRIGDAMFSNKHANFIENLGAASAADVTALIREAQRRVNEHHGIGLVTEVEFVGEGFA, encoded by the coding sequence ATGCACGCAATGACGCGCAGGGAGGCGCGCCCGGGCGAGATGTACGAAGAACTGGCCGATCGCCTGCAGCCGATAGCGCCCGTGAGGAGGGAAGAGCCCCTCGCGCGCCACACCACGTTCGGCATCGGCGGGCCGGCCGACGTGTTCGTGAGCGTGCGCAACGCCGGCGAACTCGCACTGGCCGTCGTTGAAACGCGACGCGCCGGCGCGCCGTACTTCATCCTCGGTTCCGGCAGCAACATTCTCGTCGGCGACCTCGGCATTCGCGGCGTCGTCATCGACAACCAGGCGAAGCACGTCACGGCCCCGCATGAAGTGGACGGCGAGTGGACGGTCCGTGCGGAGTCCGGCACGTCGTTCGCCGCGCTCGCGCGGAACCTCGCACGCCAGGGATTCGGCGGCATCGAGTGGGCATGCGGCATACCGGGCACGCTCGGCGGCGCCGTGGTCTACAACGCGGGCGCATACGACGGCTCCATCGCCGATGTGCTGCGGTTCGTATCGATGCTCACGGCCGACGAGCAGACAAAAGAGGTGCAGGCGCCGGACCTGAAGCTGACGTACCGCAACAGCGTCTTCACGCGCGGCGAGTGCGAAGGGTGCGTCGTGCTTGCGACGCAGCTTGTCGTCACGCGCGGCGACGCCACCGCGCTCGTGCGCCGGATCGCCGAGATCGATGCGCAACGGTTGGCGGCGCAGCCGCGCGGGCGCAACAGCGGCAGCACCTTCAAGAATCCGGATGGACGCCACGCCTGGGAGTTGGTCGACGCCGTCGGGCTGCGCGGGCACCGTATCGGCGACGCGATGTTTTCGAACAAGCACGCCAACTTCATCGAAAACCTGGGTGCGGCCAGCGCGGCCGACGTGACGGCGCTGATCCGCGAGGCGCAGCGACGGGTGAACGAGCATCATGGCATTGGGCTGGTCACCGAGGTCGAGTTCGTGGGCGAGGGTTTCGCATGA
- a CDS encoding D-alanine--D-alanine ligase family protein, producing MTKMQLGVIFGGRSVEHEVSVVSAIEMIKAADSDRFDVVPFGVTRDGRWLTPEETHLQLGRDDPPFQKRLEGEVPRLLERHEIFDQLSSVDVLFPLVHGINGEDGTLQGMLEMFALPYAGCGVAASAIGMDKGLQKHLLVEAGIDVAPYIELRESHWTGDARSAALQIEQAVGYPAFIKPSNGGSSVGVSKAHSREDLEGAMKAAFAIDGKVLVETAIRGREIECGVIGGQPASASPVGEVMPAGEFYDYAAKYLEDSARLVAPAELDDETVESVQETAVEVFDVIQGGAGFARVDFFLERDGHLVFNEINTIPGFTPISMFPRLWQLTGLTYRELISKLVDLALGRFREREARNA from the coding sequence ATGACGAAGATGCAGCTCGGCGTCATCTTCGGGGGACGCTCGGTGGAGCACGAAGTCTCGGTCGTCTCGGCGATCGAGATGATCAAGGCCGCCGACTCTGACCGCTTCGACGTCGTGCCGTTCGGCGTCACGCGCGACGGCCGCTGGCTGACGCCGGAAGAGACGCACCTTCAGCTTGGCCGCGACGACCCGCCATTCCAGAAGCGGCTCGAGGGGGAGGTGCCGCGTCTGCTCGAACGCCACGAGATCTTTGACCAACTCAGCTCCGTCGACGTGCTCTTTCCGCTCGTGCACGGCATCAACGGTGAAGACGGCACGCTCCAGGGCATGCTCGAGATGTTCGCGCTCCCGTACGCCGGTTGCGGCGTCGCGGCGAGCGCCATCGGCATGGACAAGGGGTTGCAAAAGCACCTGCTCGTCGAAGCCGGTATCGACGTCGCGCCCTATATCGAGCTGCGCGAGTCGCACTGGACAGGCGACGCGAGGAGCGCCGCGTTGCAGATTGAGCAGGCCGTCGGCTACCCGGCGTTCATCAAGCCCTCGAACGGCGGCAGCAGCGTCGGCGTGAGCAAGGCGCATTCGCGCGAAGATCTGGAAGGCGCCATGAAGGCGGCCTTCGCGATCGATGGCAAGGTCCTTGTCGAGACAGCGATCCGCGGGCGCGAGATTGAATGCGGCGTCATCGGCGGCCAGCCGGCATCGGCATCGCCGGTCGGCGAGGTGATGCCGGCCGGTGAGTTCTATGACTACGCCGCGAAGTACCTCGAGGACAGCGCACGGCTGGTGGCGCCTGCGGAACTGGATGACGAGACGGTCGAGTCTGTCCAGGAAACGGCCGTCGAAGTGTTCGACGTGATTCAGGGCGGTGCCGGATTCGCGCGCGTTGACTTCTTTTTGGAGCGAGACGGACACCTGGTGTTCAACGAAATAAACACGATCCCGGGCTTCACGCCGATCAGCATGTTTCCGCGACTGTGGCAGCTCACCGGCCTCACATACCGCGAGTTGATCAGCAAACTCGTCGACCTGGCGCTCGGGCGGTTTCGAGAGAGGGAGGCGCGCAATGCCTAA
- a CDS encoding FtsQ-type POTRA domain-containing protein — protein sequence MPNPRTPRRWPYKAAKPGRPNRVVKTKEPERGVHRREKPEPVWRITPLQARIAFFGATLTLVASAAWWAYRSPYLTVSNVQVAGAAEVPADDILDAAEIRGDSIFTLDLAAAEERIEEIPKVYEATIEKHGWTSVTITVEERTPWGSWQINGVNVPIDIDGYVLDGPAAAEGSPVILEVDARRVLNKGDRIDRGAIQLAARIVDEAETAFGRRVLVLAYRQESGLTVALSSTDINGKPVWVTFGDSRDYDYKIASLYVLLEQAKERDLALNAVDLRFGDRLSFN from the coding sequence ATGCCTAACCCTCGCACTCCCAGGCGGTGGCCGTACAAGGCGGCGAAGCCCGGCCGCCCGAACCGCGTCGTGAAGACGAAAGAGCCGGAGCGCGGTGTGCATCGTCGCGAGAAGCCGGAGCCTGTGTGGCGGATCACGCCGCTGCAGGCACGCATCGCCTTCTTCGGCGCCACGCTCACGCTGGTCGCGTCCGCGGCATGGTGGGCGTACCGGTCGCCGTACCTGACAGTCAGCAACGTGCAGGTCGCCGGCGCGGCGGAAGTGCCCGCCGACGACATTCTCGACGCTGCGGAGATAAGGGGCGACAGCATCTTCACGCTCGACCTGGCCGCCGCCGAGGAGCGCATCGAAGAGATCCCGAAGGTCTACGAGGCGACGATCGAAAAGCACGGGTGGACGAGCGTCACGATCACCGTCGAAGAACGGACGCCATGGGGCAGCTGGCAGATCAATGGTGTGAACGTGCCGATCGACATCGACGGCTACGTGCTAGACGGTCCGGCGGCCGCCGAAGGCTCGCCCGTGATCCTCGAAGTGGATGCTCGGCGCGTGCTCAACAAGGGCGATCGCATCGATCGCGGCGCGATCCAGCTCGCGGCGCGGATCGTGGACGAGGCCGAGACGGCGTTCGGGCGCCGGGTGCTCGTACTCGCGTATCGCCAGGAGTCGGGGCTGACGGTGGCGCTTTCATCGACGGACATCAACGGAAAGCCAGTCTGGGTGACGTTCGGCGATTCACGTGATTACGACTACAAGATCGCCTCGCTCTACGTGCTGCTGGAGCAGGCGAAGGAGAGGGACCTGGCGCTCAACGCGGTCGACCTTCGATTCGGCGATCGCCTGAGCTTCAACTAG